The genomic window TTGTCCTCATCAAAACCATACTTGACATTTATAAAAAATAATGGTAAATTTAAGTCAGCCTTTGCAATGTCTAGATTTTTGCAATAAGCTTATTCAATGTTTTAAACGATTGGATGAGTAATGTAAGTAAAGCTATACGTTGTAAACAGGTTAATATTAACACATGGCTTTTTCGAAAGCCAATAGGAGGATTTTTTTTAATGAAAAACGGTAAAGTAAAATGGTTTAACTCTGAAAAAGGTTTCGGATTCATCGAAGCAGAAGATGGAAACGACGTATTCGTACATTACTCTGCAATCCAATCTGAAGGTTTTAAAACATTAGAAGAAGGCCAAGAAGTTACATTCGAAGTAGTTGAAGGTGCTCGCGGGCCTCAAGCTTCAAACGTAGTAAAAAGATAATGAATACGGACTTTAACAGCTCAGCCATTATTGGCTGGGCTGTTTTAATTTTTGTTAAGGAAATTATAAATTTCATCTTTGTGAATAACTTTGAAATGAGTTTGTCGTAATCTGGCTCCACAAGGAACGCTTCGGAAGCGATTCTTCGCACGAAGAAAAGCGTTAGCTTTTCGAGGAGCGCCCAGCCCCTCGAGGTCAC from Bacillus methanolicus includes these protein-coding regions:
- a CDS encoding cold-shock protein; the encoded protein is MKNGKVKWFNSEKGFGFIEAEDGNDVFVHYSAIQSEGFKTLEEGQEVTFEVVEGARGPQASNVVKR